The Coffea arabica cultivar ET-39 chromosome 9e, Coffea Arabica ET-39 HiFi, whole genome shotgun sequence genome has a window encoding:
- the LOC140014883 gene encoding uncharacterized protein, with translation MNKKEVFKLAKGFRGRAKNCIRIARERVEKALQYSYRDRRNKKRDMRSLWIERINAGTRQHGVNYGNFMHGLMKENIQLNRKVLSELSMHEPHSFKALVDISRTAFPGNKKPVLAPKKEGLAVVL, from the exons ATGAACAAGAAAGAGGTCTTCAAATTAGCAAAGGGTTTCAGAGGAAGAGCAAAAAACTGCATCAGAATTGCCAGAGAAAGGGTGGAGAAAGCCCTTCAATACTCCTACAGAGACCGCCGCAATAAGAAGCGAGATATGCGGTCCCTTTGGATTGAACGTATCAACGCCGGCACTCGCCAACACGGG GTTAACTACGGTAACTTTATGCATGGTCTGATGAAGGAGAACATCCAACTGAACAGGAAAGTCCTGTCAGAACTTTCTATGCATGAACCACACAGTTTCAAGGCTTTGGTTGACATCTCACGCACTGCATTCCCCGGGAATAAGAAGCCTGTGCTTGCTCCCAAAAAGGAAGGACTTGCAGTTGTCCTGTAA